In Verrucomicrobiia bacterium, a genomic segment contains:
- the rsmA gene encoding 16S rRNA (adenine(1518)-N(6)/adenine(1519)-N(6))-dimethyltransferase RsmA produces the protein MNLTEMRALLTQHGIMLTKSLGQNFLHDGNQLRRIAGAGEIKPGDKLLEIGPGLGPLTELLLENGNEVLAIEKDQRLIPLLQSRFAENKNFTLLHADALRVVEDQERDWQDWKLVANLPYSVASPILVELAHNPRKPERLIATLQLEVAQRLMAETDSDDYGILTLLVQLHYRPMGLFKIPPGCFFPAPDVDSACISLIRREQPLLPVELVPKFERIVKTAFGQRRKMAIKLLKQNWPTEQLEAAFNTVGLPLQIRAEKISLEQFAALTKALA, from the coding sequence GTGAACCTCACCGAAATGCGCGCCCTGCTCACCCAGCACGGCATCATGCTCACCAAATCTCTCGGGCAAAACTTCCTGCACGATGGCAATCAACTCCGTCGCATCGCAGGCGCCGGTGAGATCAAGCCCGGGGACAAACTTCTGGAGATCGGTCCCGGCCTCGGCCCGCTCACCGAATTGCTTTTGGAGAACGGCAACGAAGTCCTCGCCATCGAAAAAGACCAACGCCTCATCCCGTTACTCCAATCACGCTTCGCCGAGAATAAGAACTTTACCCTGCTACACGCTGACGCCTTGCGCGTCGTCGAAGATCAGGAGCGCGATTGGCAGGACTGGAAGCTCGTAGCCAATCTCCCTTACTCCGTTGCCTCACCCATTCTCGTCGAACTCGCGCACAATCCTCGCAAGCCCGAACGCCTCATCGCCACGCTGCAACTCGAAGTCGCCCAGCGCCTAATGGCCGAAACTGACAGCGATGACTACGGCATTCTGACTTTGCTCGTGCAATTGCATTACCGCCCGATGGGGCTGTTCAAGATTCCGCCCGGCTGTTTCTTCCCGGCACCCGATGTCGATTCCGCCTGCATCAGCCTGATCCGTCGCGAACAACCTTTACTGCCCGTCGAACTTGTCCCCAAGTTCGAGCGCATTGTGAAAACCGCCTTCGGTCAACGTCGCAAAATGGCCATCAAACTCCTCAAACAAAACTGGCCCACCGAACAACTTGAAGCCGCCTTCAACACCGTTGGCCTCCCATTGCAGATTCGCGCGGAGAAAATCTCTCTGGAACAATTCGCTGCCCTTACCAAAGCCCTCGCTTAA
- a CDS encoding arsenate reductase family protein, translating to MKPKVYVYRGCDTCRKAMKFLEGKKVEFQEVAIREQPPTKAELKRMLEIYGGDLRKLFNTSGMDYKAMNMKEKLPTLSVEEALKLLSENGNLVKRPFALTDKAGLVGFKEEDWGKVF from the coding sequence ATGAAACCGAAGGTTTATGTTTATCGTGGGTGTGATACTTGCCGGAAGGCGATGAAGTTTCTTGAAGGCAAGAAGGTGGAGTTTCAAGAAGTGGCGATACGGGAGCAGCCGCCGACGAAGGCGGAGTTGAAGCGGATGTTGGAGATTTATGGTGGGGATTTGCGGAAGCTCTTCAATACTTCAGGGATGGATTATAAGGCTATGAATATGAAGGAGAAGCTGCCGACGTTATCAGTGGAGGAGGCGCTGAAGTTGCTCAGTGAGAATGGGAATCTGGTGAAGCGGCCGTTTGCGTTGACGGATAAGGCGGGGTTGGTGGGGTTTAAGGAGGAGGATTGGGGGAAGGTTTTTTAG
- a CDS encoding polyprenol monophosphomannose synthase, producing MEAKALVIVPTYNERDNLPPLVAKLLSLPIQIDLLVVDDNSPDGTGQIADDLAAKHPQVKVLHRAEKNGLGRAYCAGFAWALERGYEYIMEMDGDFSHNPDDIAKFLEAAKDADLVIGSRYCNGIRVINWPLTRLMLSMGAGMYVRIITGMPFSDPTGGFKCFRRHALKSIDLDNVRSNGYSFQIELTHKLWRQGMRVVEVPIIFTDRFQGTSKISRKIVYEAVFMVWRLLFQNGLRRWPKKP from the coding sequence ATGGAAGCAAAGGCCCTAGTCATCGTGCCGACCTACAACGAACGGGACAACCTCCCGCCACTTGTAGCCAAGCTCCTTTCCCTGCCCATCCAGATTGATCTCCTCGTCGTCGATGACAATTCCCCCGATGGCACCGGCCAGATCGCCGATGACCTCGCCGCCAAGCACCCGCAAGTGAAGGTTCTCCATCGCGCCGAGAAGAACGGCCTCGGCCGCGCTTACTGTGCCGGATTCGCCTGGGCCTTGGAACGTGGCTACGAATACATCATGGAGATGGACGGCGATTTCTCGCACAACCCCGATGACATCGCCAAGTTCCTCGAAGCCGCGAAAGATGCCGACCTCGTCATCGGCTCCCGCTACTGCAACGGCATCCGCGTCATCAACTGGCCCCTCACCCGTCTCATGCTCAGCATGGGCGCTGGCATGTATGTCCGCATCATCACCGGCATGCCCTTCAGCGATCCGACCGGCGGCTTCAAATGCTTCCGCCGCCACGCGCTGAAATCCATCGACCTTGATAACGTCAGATCAAACGGCTACAGCTTCCAAATTGAGCTTACCCACAAACTCTGGCGACAAGGCATGCGCGTCGTCGAAGTCCCCATCATCTTCACCGACCGCTTTCAAGGCACCTCCAAGATCTCGCGCAAAATCGTTTACGAAGCCGTCTTCATGGTCTGGCGCCTCCTCTTCCAAAACGGCCTCCGCCGCTGGCCCAAGAAACCATAA
- a CDS encoding DUF3568 family protein, protein MKKNWMILLAAVAMAISFTGCVSTVDGHKKAGVPFIKDKIISSYERPVAQIFAASKEVLAANGVLNREDTINKTIEAKVNQRTVYVKVSEVDPNVTQVIVQVRTKAGASDIDLAAEIDKQIALRLK, encoded by the coding sequence ATGAAAAAGAACTGGATGATTTTGTTGGCGGCGGTCGCGATGGCGATATCTTTTACGGGCTGCGTAAGCACGGTGGATGGTCATAAGAAGGCCGGTGTACCTTTCATCAAGGACAAGATCATCAGCAGCTATGAGCGTCCGGTGGCGCAGATTTTTGCAGCTTCGAAGGAAGTTCTGGCGGCCAACGGTGTGTTGAACCGTGAAGACACGATCAACAAGACGATCGAAGCCAAGGTCAATCAGCGCACGGTCTATGTGAAGGTTTCCGAAGTGGATCCGAATGTGACGCAGGTGATCGTGCAAGTGCGCACGAAGGCTGGTGCCTCGGATATCGACCTGGCGGCGGAGATCGACAAACAAATCGCACTTCGTTTGAAGTAA
- a CDS encoding D-aminoacylase yields the protein MRKLIRFSLVFLAGIQCVTAAEFDWLIKGGRIADGTGNPAYFADVGIKDGRIAAIGKELKGEAKHTLDAKGLVVAPGFIDVHTHAEGVEKQPLAENFVRMGVTTIVLGNCGSSRLDVGKYFKELEDALVSPNVATLIGHGTVRGQVMGGSFKRPPTAAEIAKMQGLVKKAMEDGAVGMSTGLIYLPGTFSETEELVEVTKAIAPFDGIYVSHMRSESGGILKALDELFRIAREAGVRAEVSHIKLAGKSAWGQTDKVLAAIEAARAEGLDITQDQYMYPASSTSVSTRVPEWAREGGDDKFRERIAKPETRAKIVAEIKEGIAKSGYEDMGYIFIAEYRKNRKLNGLTMAQAAQQEKGNTSLDAQIDLLLEITANGGASGVFHSISEDDMKKYMAHPNTMIASDSGVRVFGEGVPHPRGYGNSARALSEYVREQKTMRLEDAVRRMTSLPATTFQLKDRGQIREGMWADIAVFDLAKVKDNATFTEPHQYATGYRLVLVNGEAVVENDHHTQARPGKMLRHEGKK from the coding sequence GTGAGAAAACTCATTCGCTTCAGTCTGGTGTTTCTGGCGGGTATCCAATGTGTCACTGCGGCTGAGTTCGATTGGTTGATCAAGGGCGGACGTATCGCCGATGGCACGGGGAACCCGGCGTATTTCGCGGATGTGGGGATCAAGGATGGACGCATTGCGGCGATCGGGAAGGAGTTGAAGGGCGAGGCGAAGCACACGTTGGATGCGAAGGGATTGGTGGTAGCTCCGGGGTTCATCGATGTGCATACGCACGCAGAAGGGGTGGAGAAGCAGCCGTTGGCGGAGAACTTCGTGCGGATGGGGGTGACGACGATCGTGCTGGGGAATTGTGGCTCGTCACGGTTGGATGTGGGCAAGTATTTTAAAGAATTGGAGGATGCGCTGGTGTCGCCGAATGTAGCGACTCTCATCGGGCATGGAACAGTGCGTGGGCAGGTGATGGGTGGTTCTTTCAAACGTCCGCCGACGGCAGCGGAGATTGCGAAGATGCAGGGGCTGGTGAAGAAAGCGATGGAGGATGGTGCGGTGGGTATGTCCACTGGGCTCATTTATTTGCCGGGAACTTTTTCGGAGACGGAAGAGTTGGTGGAAGTGACGAAGGCGATCGCGCCGTTTGATGGCATCTATGTGAGTCATATGCGGAGTGAGAGCGGTGGGATTTTGAAAGCGCTGGATGAATTGTTTCGCATCGCTCGTGAAGCAGGGGTGAGGGCGGAGGTGTCGCACATCAAGCTGGCGGGGAAATCGGCTTGGGGACAAACGGACAAAGTATTAGCGGCGATTGAAGCGGCACGGGCTGAGGGGCTAGACATCACGCAGGATCAATACATGTATCCGGCCTCAAGCACGAGTGTCTCGACGCGTGTGCCGGAATGGGCTCGTGAAGGTGGCGATGACAAATTCCGTGAACGGATAGCAAAGCCGGAAACGAGGGCGAAGATTGTGGCGGAGATCAAAGAAGGGATCGCAAAGAGTGGCTATGAGGACATGGGCTACATATTCATCGCGGAGTATCGGAAGAACCGGAAATTGAATGGACTGACGATGGCGCAAGCGGCGCAGCAGGAAAAAGGGAACACGTCATTGGATGCGCAGATCGATCTGTTGCTGGAGATCACGGCGAATGGCGGTGCTTCGGGCGTGTTTCACAGCATCAGCGAGGATGACATGAAGAAGTATATGGCGCATCCGAACACGATGATAGCATCGGACAGCGGTGTGCGGGTGTTCGGTGAAGGTGTGCCGCATCCGCGTGGGTATGGGAACAGCGCGCGGGCGCTCAGCGAGTATGTGCGGGAGCAGAAGACGATGCGGCTGGAAGATGCGGTGCGGCGGATGACATCGCTGCCGGCGACGACGTTTCAACTGAAAGATCGCGGGCAGATCCGTGAGGGGATGTGGGCAGATATCGCGGTGTTCGATTTGGCAAAGGTGAAAGATAATGCGACCTTCACGGAGCCGCACCAGTATGCGACGGGGTATCGGTTGGTGTTGGTGAACGGCGAAGCGGTGGTGGAGAACGATCATCACACGCAGGCGAGACCAGGAAAAATGCTGCGGCATGAGGGGAAGAAATAG
- a CDS encoding class I SAM-dependent methyltransferase encodes MSNSTAPGKLKLRLTPAAEKAARSGHPWVYAERIKSQNRPGELGELAVVYDRNNTFMGVGLFDPDSPIRLRMIHAGSPTTIDDAWWTNRLHTALALREGLGGNHTTGYRLISGENDGWPGLVVDRYDNTLVLKLYSGVWLPRLNEITDRLQQTIKPQRIILRLSRNIQTLAQEKFSVTDGQILRGEPLEGIVVFQENGIRFESDVLRGQKTGFFLDQRDNRQRVGDLAQGKSVLNAFSFSGGFSLYAACGGAKSVTDLDISSHALDAANRNFALNEHLPTVKQCEHKCVQADAFKWVASTRERFDLVILDPPSLAKRETERTGAIAAYESLAANGIRLLNRGGILVAASCSAHVSPQEFYNAVLKAAQLSRRPFTEMDRTGHAPDHPATFPEAMYLKCIYLRFT; translated from the coding sequence GTGAGCAACTCAACCGCCCCCGGCAAACTCAAACTGCGTCTGACACCCGCCGCTGAAAAAGCGGCCCGTTCCGGCCACCCATGGGTTTACGCCGAGCGCATCAAATCCCAGAACCGCCCCGGCGAACTCGGCGAACTCGCCGTCGTTTACGATCGCAACAACACCTTCATGGGCGTTGGTCTCTTTGACCCCGATTCCCCCATCCGCCTGCGCATGATTCACGCCGGTTCGCCCACGACCATTGACGACGCCTGGTGGACCAATCGCCTGCACACCGCTCTCGCCCTCCGCGAAGGCCTCGGCGGCAACCACACCACCGGATATCGTCTCATCTCCGGCGAAAACGATGGCTGGCCCGGCCTCGTCGTGGACCGTTACGACAACACCCTCGTCCTTAAACTCTACTCCGGCGTCTGGCTCCCGCGCCTGAACGAGATCACCGACCGACTACAGCAAACCATTAAACCACAGCGCATCATCCTGCGCCTGAGTCGAAACATCCAAACACTCGCCCAAGAAAAATTCTCCGTCACCGATGGCCAGATCCTTCGCGGCGAACCGCTCGAAGGCATCGTCGTCTTCCAAGAAAACGGCATCCGCTTCGAGTCTGATGTCCTGCGCGGCCAAAAAACCGGCTTCTTCCTTGATCAGCGCGATAACCGCCAACGCGTCGGTGATCTCGCCCAAGGCAAATCCGTCCTCAACGCCTTCAGCTTTTCCGGTGGCTTCTCCCTCTACGCTGCCTGTGGCGGAGCCAAAAGCGTCACCGACCTCGACATCAGCTCCCACGCCCTCGATGCCGCCAATCGCAATTTCGCCCTGAACGAACATCTGCCCACCGTAAAGCAATGCGAACATAAGTGCGTGCAAGCCGATGCCTTCAAATGGGTCGCCAGTACGCGAGAACGCTTCGACCTCGTCATCCTTGACCCACCTTCCCTAGCCAAACGCGAAACCGAACGCACCGGTGCCATCGCTGCCTATGAGAGCCTCGCAGCCAACGGCATCCGCTTATTGAATCGAGGCGGCATCCTCGTCGCCGCCTCCTGCTCCGCTCACGTCAGCCCTCAGGAATTCTACAACGCCGTCCTGAAAGCCGCCCAACTGAGCCGCCGCCCCTTCACCGAAATGGACCGCACCGGCCACGCCCCCGACCACCCCGCCACCTTCCCGGAAGCCATGTACCTAAAGTGCATCTACCTCCGCTTCACATAG
- a CDS encoding aspartate aminotransferase family protein: MPTKTQIVLRTLQTYESRNILFTEPDGSWPIVWERAQGNYVWDIEGRKYLDLTAAFGVAAAGHANPRVVKAGQKQMGKLLHAMGDVHPHPLKAALAQKLSDITFGRWKKSAQGKTIFCNSGFEAVETALKTAHLATGKPGIIAFQGAYHGVGYGALNATHRKHFHGPFRKQLKSFGHFVSFPKTYDDLKSIEQQIRALFKKQKIGALLLEPMQARGGINLPPESFLKLLRRLCDEHQALLILDEIYTGFGRTGQWFACEHSGVMPDLICLGKALTGGFPLSACVGSAAVMDKAWPPSNGEAIHTSTFLGHPVGCAMALAQIDELQKKKLPERSRKLGLVLEKLLKTLKPPTGLKFEVRVSGLMAGLEIRTQDNQPATHTVLKTINRLLQRGFILLPEGEFADVISLTPPLTITEAGLRRTVKALGECLTEVTK; the protein is encoded by the coding sequence ATGCCCACGAAAACACAAATCGTCCTGCGCACGTTGCAGACCTACGAGTCACGCAACATCCTGTTCACCGAACCGGATGGTAGCTGGCCCATCGTCTGGGAACGCGCCCAAGGCAACTACGTCTGGGATATCGAAGGCCGCAAATACCTCGACCTCACCGCCGCCTTCGGCGTCGCCGCCGCCGGCCATGCGAATCCCCGAGTCGTCAAAGCTGGCCAAAAGCAAATGGGCAAGCTCCTGCACGCCATGGGCGATGTGCATCCGCACCCGCTCAAAGCCGCCCTCGCCCAAAAACTCAGCGATATCACCTTCGGTCGTTGGAAGAAAAGTGCCCAAGGCAAAACCATCTTCTGCAACTCCGGCTTCGAAGCCGTGGAAACCGCCCTGAAGACCGCTCACCTCGCCACCGGCAAGCCCGGCATCATCGCCTTTCAGGGAGCCTATCACGGCGTCGGCTATGGCGCGTTGAACGCGACGCATCGAAAACACTTTCACGGCCCCTTCCGCAAACAACTCAAGTCGTTCGGCCATTTTGTCTCCTTCCCCAAGACCTATGACGACCTGAAATCCATCGAGCAGCAGATTCGCGCACTCTTCAAAAAGCAAAAAATCGGCGCGCTCCTGCTGGAGCCCATGCAAGCCCGTGGCGGCATCAATCTTCCACCCGAGAGTTTCCTCAAACTCCTGCGCCGCCTCTGCGATGAGCACCAAGCCCTGCTCATCCTCGATGAGATCTACACCGGCTTCGGCCGCACCGGCCAATGGTTCGCCTGCGAACACAGCGGTGTAATGCCAGACCTCATCTGCCTCGGAAAAGCTCTCACCGGCGGCTTCCCGCTCTCCGCCTGCGTCGGCTCCGCTGCCGTGATGGATAAGGCTTGGCCGCCCTCGAACGGCGAAGCCATCCATACCTCCACCTTCCTAGGCCATCCCGTTGGCTGCGCCATGGCCCTCGCCCAGATCGATGAATTGCAGAAAAAGAAATTACCCGAGCGCAGCCGTAAACTCGGCCTTGTCTTGGAGAAATTGCTGAAGACCCTCAAGCCACCCACCGGTCTGAAATTTGAAGTTCGCGTCAGTGGTCTCATGGCTGGCCTCGAAATCCGCACGCAAGACAACCAGCCCGCCACTCATACCGTTTTGAAAACTATCAACCGCCTGCTCCAACGCGGCTTCATCCTGTTGCCCGAAGGCGAATTCGCCGACGTCATTTCTTTGACACCACCGCTCACCATCACCGAAGCCGGATTGCGCCGCACAGTGAAAGCCCTCGGCGAATGCCTCACGGAGGTGACCAAGTGA
- a CDS encoding PilT/PilU family type 4a pilus ATPase: MSKSKFDWLLAKAVELQASDLHLIANVSPAFRINGEIVITNSDVLTETELAEITASILTPAQANRFDQEWELCVARLHDHAGRIRITFYKRNGNPELSVRFCGDRVSSREELGLPEKIDDFARRPHGLILITGPTGAGKTTTLNYLVNLINSERRCKIITIEDPIEFVHQNQRAIIVQQEVQTDTRSYSRALIHALRQDPDVIVVGEMRDHEAISTALTAAETGHLVLATMHSPDVSHAMERIIGLYEGSTQRQVIMQLANALQAIIAQELVPSADRAKRVLAYEMLVASGAVRNLIRENHLHMLDNVIQTGARDGMVLMDTCLHQLYCKCLITYDTAVSRARHPERLTQRFA; the protein is encoded by the coding sequence ATGAGTAAATCGAAGTTTGATTGGTTGCTGGCCAAGGCCGTTGAGTTGCAAGCCTCCGATCTTCACCTCATCGCCAATGTTTCGCCCGCTTTCCGCATCAATGGGGAGATCGTCATCACCAACAGCGATGTCTTGACCGAAACCGAACTGGCCGAGATCACCGCCAGCATCCTTACACCCGCACAGGCCAACCGCTTCGACCAGGAATGGGAGCTATGCGTCGCCCGCCTGCACGATCACGCTGGCCGTATCCGCATCACCTTCTACAAACGCAACGGCAATCCCGAACTAAGCGTGCGCTTCTGCGGCGACCGCGTCTCCTCCCGCGAAGAACTCGGCCTGCCGGAAAAGATAGATGACTTCGCCCGTCGCCCGCACGGCCTCATTCTTATCACCGGCCCGACTGGCGCAGGCAAAACCACCACGCTCAACTACCTGGTGAACCTCATCAACAGCGAACGCCGCTGCAAGATCATCACCATCGAGGACCCCATAGAATTCGTTCACCAGAACCAGCGCGCCATCATCGTCCAGCAAGAAGTCCAGACGGATACCCGTTCCTACAGTCGCGCCCTGATTCACGCATTGCGCCAAGACCCCGATGTGATTGTCGTCGGCGAGATGCGCGATCACGAAGCCATCAGCACCGCACTCACCGCCGCTGAAACCGGCCACCTCGTGCTTGCCACCATGCACTCGCCCGATGTCTCCCACGCCATGGAACGCATCATCGGCCTCTACGAAGGCAGCACGCAACGTCAGGTCATCATGCAACTCGCCAATGCGTTGCAGGCCATCATCGCCCAGGAACTCGTCCCCTCAGCGGACCGTGCCAAACGCGTCCTAGCCTACGAGATGCTCGTCGCCTCCGGGGCTGTCAGAAATCTCATCCGCGAAAACCACCTGCACATGCTGGATAACGTGATCCAGACCGGGGCCCGCGATGGCATGGTTCTCATGGACACCTGCCTCCACCAGCTCTACTGCAAGTGCCTCATCACCTACGACACCGCCGTGAGCCGAGCCCGCCACCCCGAACGCCTAACCCAACGATTCGCTTGA
- a CDS encoding NUDIX domain-containing protein, protein MAEEIFDVVNDRDEVIDQKPRREVHRLGLKHRAVHIIVTNAKGDVFMQKRSMSKDSSPGLWDTSAAGHVDSGEDYDTCSIRELREEIGISIVKTPRRLCYITACKETGQEFVWVYHTVSEGPFVLHPEEIETGDWFTAKHLDEWTATRPQDFAISFLKVWSHAKKFL, encoded by the coding sequence ATGGCCGAAGAAATTTTTGATGTCGTCAATGACCGCGACGAAGTGATCGATCAAAAGCCCCGTCGTGAAGTTCATCGCCTCGGCCTGAAACACCGTGCCGTGCACATCATCGTCACGAATGCGAAAGGCGACGTCTTCATGCAGAAACGCTCCATGAGCAAGGACTCCTCACCCGGCCTCTGGGACACCTCCGCCGCCGGCCATGTGGATAGCGGCGAAGACTACGACACCTGCTCCATCCGCGAACTCCGCGAAGAGATCGGCATCTCCATCGTAAAAACCCCACGCCGCCTCTGCTACATCACAGCTTGCAAAGAAACCGGCCAGGAATTCGTCTGGGTCTATCACACCGTCTCCGAAGGTCCCTTCGTCCTGCACCCCGAAGAGATCGAAACTGGCGATTGGTTTACCGCTAAGCACCTCGACGAATGGACCGCGACGCGCCCCCAAGACTTCGCCATCTCATTCTTGAAAGTCTGGTCCCACGCTAAAAAGTTTCTCTAG